The DNA window TGAACAGTTCCGGGTGAATCAGCTTCGCCAGGCCGCGCAGCGCCTGCGGCAGGCGCGGGCCGGGGCGGCCCAGCATGGTGTTCAGGTCATCCGGGATGCTCACGACCCGCCCGGTCTTCAGCGCGCCGATGCTGTTCCAGCCGGGCCGCGCGCCCGCCGTCTTCGCGTCCACGCCCAGGATCAGTTGCGGGTTGGCCTTCACGATGAATTCCGGGTCCACCTTCGGGAAGTCCCCCATGCTGGCGGGGATGATGTTCCGCGCGCCCGCCTTGGTCAGCAGCACACCCATGAACGAGTTCGGGCCGATCGAGTACGGCGTCGGGTCGATCTCCAGGTACGCGGTGGGTTTACGCACCACGTTCCTCGTCAGGATCTCCACGCGGGCGATATCGCTCTTCATGCGCGTCACCAGCGCCCGCGCCTGCGCCTCGCGGTTCACGACGCGGCCCAGCGTCAGGGTCTTGCTGAACACCTCGTCGTACGTTTCGGGGTTCACGGCCACCACCGTGATGCCCGCCTGCGTCAGCGGTCCCTCCAGCTTCCCGTACTGACTGACCAGCACCAGGTCCGGCTTCTGCGCGATGATCGCCTCGACGTTCGGGTCGTACAGGCCGCCCATCTTCGGCAGTTTCGTCACCTGCTGCGGGTAGTCGCTGTAGGCGTCCACGCCCACCAGCTTCTCGCAGGCGGCAATGGCGCACAGCGTCTCGGTGGTGCTGGGCAGCATGCTCACGATCCGCTTTGGCTCGGCCTTCACGGTCACGGTGCGGCCCAGGTCGTCTTTCAGGGTCAGGGGGTAGGTGGTCGCGGCAGATGCGCCGCTCAGGGTCAGGAAGCCGGTCAGGGCCGCAGTCAGGAAGGTACGGTTCATGGAGTGCTCCTTGGCTGCCTCCCCCGGCCGGAAGCACAACACCGCCCCGGAGTGGGGCGGCGCAGGGAATCAGCAGTCCGTGGGCAGGCACGCCAGGAGCGGGGCCAGCCACGGCGTGCCCCCTACTCCGCGAGAGGTCATGCCACACGCCCCCGGTGCCGGGCAGGCGTGAACGGCGGGGGTGCTCGGCCTTGCCCGCCCCACAGGGGAGGGTTACCGTTGCGCGACAGGACCGGATTCTCACCGGATTTCCCCCCGCAGCCGTCACCGCCCAGCATAGCGCAGCCGACCCCCGCCGCCCTGCGCCAACCTGACGCGCGGCGGCCGCTCCCGGCCGGTACACTCGCGGTCATCACAGGCCGCCCGCTCCTGCGCCATCCTGCCACCTGCTGAAATTCACCGTACTGCTGGACGGTCCATGATCAACCTGTTTCTGGGAATCCTGCTGCTGCTCGTGCTGGTCATCGCGGAACTGCTGTACATCCACTTCGTGGAGAAGGAACCCATCCCCTGGCGCGAGGTGATGTTCAACCTGAACTCCGGGCACGTCATGACCTGGGTGTGCCGCGGCCTGGAAATCGCGGGTTTCGACTACGTCCTGCGGCACTTCAGTCTCGGCTGGGTCGGGCAGTGGCCGGTCGCGGCGCAGTGGGTGTTCACGCTGCTCGCCTGGGACCTGTGCTTCTACTGGATGCACCGCCTGCACCACAAGTACCCGCTGCTGTGGGCCGTGCATGTCGTCCATCACGAGGGCGAACACTTCAGCCTGTCGCTGGGCATCCGCAACTCCTGGTACTCCTCGCTGACCTCACTGCCGTTCTTCGTGCCGCTGGCCGTGCTGGGCGTCCCCACCGAACAGTTCGTGCTGATCGGCGCACTGCACTACTTCGTGCAGTTCTACAACCACAACCGCGTCGTGAAGAACAGCGGCTGGCTGGAGCACGTCCTCGTCACGCCGTCCCATCACCGGGTGCACCACGCCAGCAACCCCGAGTACCGCGACCGGAACTGCGGCGGCACCTTCGCCATGTGGGACCGCTGGTTCGGCACCTTCCAGGAGGAACGCGGCGACATCGAGATCAGGTACGGCGTCGCGCACCGCACGCCCAGCGACAACCCCTTCTGGGCGAACAACCTCCCGGTGCTGCGGCACGTCCTGCGCCGCCCCGCGCCGCGCCTGCCCACCTGGACGCGCCGCGACCCCACGCCCCTCCCGGACCCGCTGGTCGCGCTGGGGGGCTTCGTGCTGTTCGGCGTGCTGATCGACTACATCGCCACCCAGCCCACGCGGGGCGGCGCGGAGGAATTCACGCTGTTCGGCATCCTGCTGGCCAGT is part of the Deinococcus seoulensis genome and encodes:
- a CDS encoding ABC transporter substrate-binding protein; translated protein: MNRTFLTAALTGFLTLSGASAATTYPLTLKDDLGRTVTVKAEPKRIVSMLPSTTETLCAIAACEKLVGVDAYSDYPQQVTKLPKMGGLYDPNVEAIIAQKPDLVLVSQYGKLEGPLTQAGITVVAVNPETYDEVFSKTLTLGRVVNREAQARALVTRMKSDIARVEILTRNVVRKPTAYLEIDPTPYSIGPNSFMGVLLTKAGARNIIPASMGDFPKVDPEFIVKANPQLILGVDAKTAGARPGWNSIGALKTGRVVSIPDDLNTMLGRPGPRLPQALRGLAKLIHPELFK
- a CDS encoding sterol desaturase family protein, coding for MINLFLGILLLLVLVIAELLYIHFVEKEPIPWREVMFNLNSGHVMTWVCRGLEIAGFDYVLRHFSLGWVGQWPVAAQWVFTLLAWDLCFYWMHRLHHKYPLLWAVHVVHHEGEHFSLSLGIRNSWYSSLTSLPFFVPLAVLGVPTEQFVLIGALHYFVQFYNHNRVVKNSGWLEHVLVTPSHHRVHHASNPEYRDRNCGGTFAMWDRWFGTFQEERGDIEIRYGVAHRTPSDNPFWANNLPVLRHVLRRPAPRLPTWTRRDPTPLPDPLVALGGFVLFGVLIDYIATQPTRGGAEEFTLFGILLASTVAVAGLFEGRRWGSRSWLLLAAALAAFTAWTGRDDLALIALTAAFLAHALLTTWWTRRPQPQLTGA